A portion of the Fulvia fulva chromosome 1, complete sequence genome contains these proteins:
- a CDS encoding Mediator of RNA polymerase II transcription subunit 8 — MALPQESQRAIDNMRTRLSMLNSSLGTLLGDLAKGNPLPTWPRLQAQAVTLANNLQEIADVLNSQRQLFTTMHAYPMPSFPGTTQEPVLQALLRKKLDPRAEDWIDVSLKDEKGHALQNGDKGGSQTLSTEEMRDLWESAGPAFQEILQPLAEDGILEDEYTIQERADGIQNVVTGIKRKLGGPLDDDDEDEDEEMEDDAPEEQVTVNQRGFEAGAPYIRLDELLRFAVSGSQPAPPR, encoded by the exons ATGGCGCTCCCGCAAGAGAGCCAACGCGCGATCGATAATATGCGCACACGACTGTCGATGCTGAACAGCTCGCTCGGCACATTACTAGGGGATTTAGCAAAAGGCAATCCACTGCCAACATG GCCCCGACTGCAAGCACAAGCCGTGACTCTAGCGAACAACCTGCAAGAGATCGCAGACGTACTCAACTCCCAGCGCCAGCTATTTACCACGATGCACGCATACCCCATGCCGAGCTTCCCTGGAACGACGCAAGAGCCGGTGTTGCAAGCTCTTCTACGCAAGAAGCTGGATCCACGAGCCGAGGATTGGATAGATGTGTCGCTGAAAGATGAGAAAGGACATGCGTTGCAGAACGGCGACAAAGGCGGTTCACAGACACTATCTACTGAGGAGATGCGCGATCTGTGGGAGTCTGCTGGGCCAGCGTTCCAGGAGATACTACAGCCGCTGGCGGAAGACGGGATACTGGAGGACGAGTACACGATCCAGGAACGGGCGGACGGTATACAGAACGTGGTGACGGGCATTAAGCGCAAGCTTGGTGGGCCACTGGACGATGACGACGAAGACGAGGATGAAGAGATGGAAGACGACGCGCCCGAGGAGCAGGTTACTGTGAATCAGCGTGGCTTCGAGGCTGGTGCGCCGTACATTAGGCTCGATGAACTGCTCAGGTTTGCGGTCAGCGGGAGTCAGCCTGCACCGCCGAGATGA
- a CDS encoding Burnettramic acids biosynthesis cluster protein E, protein MSQQGRRNKGPIGGLLSLVGSGIGMASEYREHRKEQKQARTASQEQSVSTEASSSRAREGQARGEQGPPPAYDDSTTPRDAHLSDEKDPALFGDHENDSDSSDMDSVADDIEDWELDDALDPTDSKGLPTYDESEAANENETVDDLVRDVWVQTARRSRPHQAPLPVPVILPQRRPRKKARGFVRAYPPVLNDCGIDQDTFLRFLKNFHKSSQASPVFPAIKIAAGMAGMAPSVIAMAVCTAVQVAAGIGEEAQRRSRTNNFLDRMNGELFKPAGLYAMIVKYKSDADMQAAAARKQDLIGGLASMVKSEPVDFSTTQTIAKYTRLPSDDGGERSMKDRMKGLRLASDTTKGTFELPESAPLIFPGNDQKLEHEGPETFKDKTKDAKKFLADYFDRRAQVQYATQDPKSSLAVPESQRGFKSSLSDPNHPMHSGGFVAFLSGGKITPMQAKRERRMERNLDRDVRRIERGREPRNRRRYGDDYHEEVAHRSGCRFGLGVDLAQRNPALAGRSFGLTSGPMAHPPGMGRREDVYSARRGLDDGMLRYAMRGAQRREGGVGAVKRIMREDVLYLLIVNMPNEEDLAQAREEMAAAR, encoded by the exons ATGTCTCAGCAGGGTCGACGTAATAAGGGTCCCATCGGCGGTCTGTTAAGCCTCGTAGGCTCAGGCATTGGCATGGCTTCTGAGTATCGAGAGCACCGGAAAGAGCAGAAGCAGGCACGCACTGCATCTCAGGAACAGAGCGTTTCGACCGAGGCCAGCTCATCGCGTGCTCGAGAAGGGCAGGCTCGTGGCGAGCAAGGACCACCTCCAGCCTACGATGACTCGACAACACCAAGGGACGCTCATCTCTCTGACGAAAAGGATCCAGCACTGTTCGGAGACCACGAGAACGACTCTGACAGCAGCGACATGGACTCTGTAGCGGATGATATCGAAGATTGGGAGCTCGACGATGCTCTTGATCCAACAGACAGCAAAGGTTTACCCACCTATGATGAGTCAGAGGCCGCCAACGAAAATGAAACCGTGGACGATCTTGTGCGAGATGTGTGGGTCCAAACCGCCCGGCGCTCACGACCACACCAAGCG CCATTGCCAGTACCTGTCATTCTTCCACAACGTCGACCAAGAAAGAAGGCTCGAGGCTTCGTCCGTGCTTATCCTCCAGTACTGAACGACTGCGGCATCGACCAAGACACTTTTCTACGATTCCTCAAGAACTTCCACAAGTCATCCCAAGCATCGCCAGTCTTCCCAGCCATCAAGATCGCCGCTGGTATGGCAGGCATGGCGCCATCAGTCATCGCCATGGCGGTGTGCACGGCTGTACAAGTCGCAGCAGGAATTGGCGAAGAAGCTCAGCGACGCTCACGAACGAACAACTTCCTGGACCGTATGAATGGGGAGCTGTTCAAGCCTGCTGGACTTTACGCCATGATTGTGAAGTACAAATCAGACGCCGACATGCAAGCTGCCGCCGCCAGAAAGCAAGACTTGATCGGTGGCTTGGCGAGCATGGTCAAGTCTGAGCCTGTGGACTTCTCAACCACCCAGACTATCGCCAAGTATACCCGCCTTCCGTCTGACGACGGCGGAGAACGAAGTATGAAAGACCGCATGAAGGGTCTGCGTCTTGCAAGTGACACCACAAAGGGCACTTTCGAGCTCCCCGAATCAGCTCCTCTCATCTTCCCCGGCAATGACCAGAAGCTGGAACACGAAGGTCCCGAAACCTTCAAAGACAAGACCAAAGATGCAAAGAAGTTCCTCGCGGACTACTTCGACCGTCGAGCACAAGTACAGTACGCCACTCAAGATCCCAAGTCCTCCCTCGCCGTCCCAGAATCACAGCGAGGCTTCAAATCCAGCTTGTCTGACCCAAACCATCCCATGCACTCCGGCGGCTTCGTTGCTTTCCTATCAGGTGGCAAGATCACACCCATGCAAGCTAAGCGTGAACGACGCATGGAGCGGAACCTGGACCGGGATGTTCGACGCATTGAACGTGGTCGCGAACCACGAAATCGCAGACGCTACGGGGATGACTATCACGAAGAAGTCGCTCATAGGAGTGGTTGCCGCTTTGGACTTGGTGTAGATCTTGCTCAGCGTAATCCCGCTTTAGCTGGGCGATCTTTCGGCTTGACTTCGGGTCCCATGGCGCATCCTCCTGGGATGGGGAGGAGGGAGGATGTATACAGTGCGAGACGAGGACTGGACGATGGAATGCTTCGATATGCTATGCGCGGAGCTCAGAGGCGCGAGGGAGGCGTAGGTGCAGTGAAGAGGATCATGAGGGAGGATGTGCTGTATTTGTTGATTGTGAATATGCCGAATGAGGAGGATCTGGCGCAGGCGAGAGAAGAGATGGCTGCAGCACGATAG